One stretch of Balneolaceae bacterium DNA includes these proteins:
- a CDS encoding prolyl oligopeptidase family serine peptidase: MLRKSTSAFLTFILLLVGATGLSAQDVPDLREQYLTPPEEISEEVLAPRHLNVTLYNLAPGAEYFLNVQESGMTPLSKFAKPYYNLGGLQIDPRANRERDMTTEPSGELQLIGSRSGETSDIDTPEGAIVTDASWSPDGSKVAYFAHTADETHVYVAETSNGNSRQITRRPVLATMSSDLEWSGDSRYLFTVLVPEDRGMEPQRPATPANLKVRMTSNEENRLRTYQDLLEDPFEMKLLEYHTTGQLVRLDTQNRNVRNIGEPAMIQGIDPDPTGQYLMVETMEKPFSYIVPYYNFPNREEIWDLDGNTLAEIAHSSLDTSVPGEEEDEDYDRRNIQWRPDGEGLSFLQASDAGEEEEDEDQEQAEDEESDEEATDRVMLWTAPFGEDDMQIVYETENEMDGVDYSQEADILFISEESGGEEKLYAVFMDSPDQTHTIYSFDEDDFYADPGNLMNKPGEMGGSVVRMTPDGNSVYLSGTQYHEDYNENAPQPFIDRVDIRSGEKERIFMSASDVDEDPTAMLDDAGTELIVQRQSPDMHPDSWLYNTETEQMTNLTNNTDYNTAITNAQRHRFKVKRADGFEFWITVTMPADWNGEPLPGIIWHYPSEYDDQEEYDEDQRDYNKNDFPGVYNRSMEILTKRGYAVIDADWPIAAERGGPNDGFVWSIQQNSLAVIDSADARGYIDRTRMAIGGHSYGAFGTANAMINTSLFKAGIAGDGNYNRTLTPMGFQREPNDLWRGLDRYLDMSPIFRADQLDGALLMYHGEMDQNVGTWPIHSKRMFHALNGIGKTAAMYMYPHEAHGPGARETILDLWTRWVNWMDHYVKNAGEPVPEAQLGDG, encoded by the coding sequence ATGCTTAGAAAATCGACTTCCGCATTTCTCACGTTCATTCTTCTTCTGGTGGGTGCCACCGGGCTTTCAGCCCAGGATGTCCCCGACCTGAGGGAACAGTACCTGACCCCGCCGGAGGAGATCTCCGAGGAGGTCCTGGCCCCGCGGCACCTGAACGTTACGCTATACAACCTGGCGCCCGGTGCCGAATATTTCCTGAACGTGCAGGAGTCCGGCATGACGCCCCTGTCGAAGTTTGCCAAGCCCTACTACAACCTGGGGGGACTGCAGATCGACCCGCGCGCCAATCGTGAGCGCGACATGACTACCGAGCCCTCCGGTGAACTGCAGCTCATTGGCTCGCGTAGCGGTGAAACCAGCGACATCGATACGCCTGAGGGCGCCATCGTTACCGACGCCAGCTGGTCGCCCGACGGCTCCAAGGTTGCCTACTTTGCCCATACAGCTGACGAGACCCATGTGTATGTAGCCGAGACGTCCAACGGCAATTCACGGCAGATTACCCGCCGGCCCGTACTGGCCACGATGAGTTCCGACCTGGAATGGTCGGGCGACAGCCGCTACCTGTTTACCGTGCTGGTGCCTGAAGACCGCGGCATGGAGCCGCAACGCCCCGCCACGCCAGCAAATCTTAAAGTACGCATGACCAGCAACGAGGAGAATCGCCTGCGCACCTACCAGGACCTGCTGGAGGATCCCTTCGAAATGAAGCTGCTGGAATACCACACCACCGGACAGCTGGTACGCCTGGATACGCAGAACCGCAACGTGCGAAACATCGGCGAACCGGCCATGATTCAGGGCATCGATCCTGACCCCACCGGACAGTATCTGATGGTGGAGACCATGGAGAAGCCCTTCTCCTACATCGTGCCCTACTACAACTTTCCCAACCGGGAGGAGATATGGGACCTTGACGGAAACACACTGGCCGAGATCGCCCACAGTTCGCTCGACACCAGCGTGCCCGGCGAGGAAGAGGACGAGGACTACGACCGCCGCAACATTCAGTGGCGTCCCGACGGGGAGGGTCTGAGCTTCCTGCAGGCTTCCGACGCCGGCGAGGAGGAGGAAGACGAAGACCAGGAACAGGCCGAAGATGAGGAATCCGACGAGGAGGCCACCGACCGCGTCATGCTCTGGACCGCACCCTTCGGTGAAGACGACATGCAGATTGTCTACGAAACCGAAAACGAAATGGACGGCGTGGACTACAGCCAGGAGGCCGATATCCTCTTTATCAGCGAAGAGAGCGGGGGCGAAGAAAAACTCTATGCGGTCTTCATGGACAGTCCCGACCAGACCCACACCATCTACAGTTTCGACGAAGACGATTTCTACGCCGATCCGGGCAACCTGATGAACAAGCCCGGCGAGATGGGCGGTTCCGTGGTGCGCATGACGCCCGACGGCAACAGCGTCTACCTGTCCGGCACACAGTACCATGAGGACTACAACGAAAACGCCCCACAGCCCTTCATCGACCGTGTGGACATCCGCAGCGGCGAGAAGGAGCGTATTTTCATGAGTGCCTCGGACGTGGATGAGGATCCCACAGCCATGCTCGACGACGCCGGAACCGAGCTCATCGTCCAGCGGCAGTCGCCCGACATGCATCCCGACTCCTGGCTCTATAACACGGAGACGGAGCAGATGACCAACCTCACGAACAACACTGACTACAACACGGCCATTACCAATGCCCAGCGGCACCGTTTCAAAGTGAAACGTGCCGACGGCTTCGAGTTCTGGATAACGGTTACCATGCCGGCCGACTGGAATGGGGAACCGCTGCCGGGCATCATCTGGCACTACCCGTCGGAGTACGACGACCAGGAAGAATACGACGAAGACCAGCGCGACTACAACAAGAACGACTTCCCGGGCGTCTACAATCGCTCCATGGAGATTTTAACCAAGCGCGGTTATGCCGTCATTGACGCCGACTGGCCCATCGCGGCCGAGAGGGGCGGCCCGAACGACGGCTTTGTCTGGAGCATCCAGCAAAACAGCCTTGCTGTGATCGACTCCGCGGACGCCCGAGGATATATCGACCGTACGCGCATGGCCATTGGGGGACACTCCTACGGGGCCTTCGGTACCGCCAACGCCATGATCAACACCTCCCTGTTCAAGGCGGGGATCGCAGGCGACGGCAACTACAACCGTACCCTCACCCCCATGGGCTTCCAGCGCGAACCCAACGACCTGTGGCGGGGACTGGACCGCTACCTCGACATGTCGCCCATATTCCGGGCCGATCAGCTGGACGGCGCCCTGCTTATGTACCACGGGGAGATGGACCAGAACGTAGGTACCTGGCCCATCCACTCAAAGCGGATGTTCCACGCTCTTAACGGTATCGGCAAGACGGCCGCAATGTATATGTATCCACACGAGGCTCATGGCCCCGGAGCGCGGGAAACCATACTGGATCTGTGGACGCGCTGGGTGAATTGGATGGACCACTACGTAAAGAACGCAGGCGAACCTGTGCCCGAGGCCCAGCTGGGTGACGGCTGA
- a CDS encoding M14 family zinc carboxypeptidase, which produces MKFLAMITIEKSLTIPALLLTLLLALPGIGNAQQDYYFDEETSFDPDIPSPQEFLGYEIGSHFTRYDRIVAYLERLAELSDKATIEEIGRTYEYRPQVKLTITSPENHARMDQIRAQRGQVTDLSAPGPDPASEPAVVALDYGVHGDETSSAEASMLTAYYLVAEQGAETRRFLEETVVHIDPSLNPDGRDRAASWHNMYKSFPPVADPADREHEQAWPGGRTNHFWHDLNRDWFALTQRESRNRMDFYHQWYPHLQIDFHEMGTGSSYFLEPTKPVRTWNPVLPDYHYEVMNPLIAQYQTDALDGLGALYWTKEVYDNIAPIYGATYPDMWGGVGSTFEVGSSRGLVQESDGGKVTFRSTIRRHLATGIATVRAAVEEKQRLFEYQRGFFEGALEQAADQPVRAYVFGDSADRTLTSNFLELVLDHRLEVYELGQDVELDGRTFQSGSSYVIPTEQVGYRTLHDIFESNTSFPDSVFYDITAWSLVQGYGIPYGEMTSGNPSALQGERVTDVPSYSGQVHGGVSDYAYLMSWDDYNAPAALYQLQDRGVRTRAAFQPFTAATSGGDRSFGYGSIVIPVRGQELNPQALHDTLASVAESYGVDLHATGTGMTPGGVDLGSRNIEPLDKPEAAMIVGEGVSSYGAGEVQFMLNMHLGMGVTRLAKSELGGESLQRYNTLIMVDGYYGDLEQGTVEEIRRWVRDGGLLIADEGGAAWAIREGLAGEDLIMSYQDTTSGQPRYNYEESSDRYLANTVPGVILEADIDPTHPVAFGASDRRQLFMKDGGFMLRPSSNPYATVARYVEEPLVGGHVNEENLGRIAGTAAVVTGGTGSGDVVLFAQNPTFRSYWHTTKRLFLNALLFGRNM; this is translated from the coding sequence GTGAAATTCCTCGCCATGATCACCATTGAGAAATCCCTGACCATTCCTGCCTTACTCCTCACACTGCTGCTCGCCCTGCCCGGCATCGGCAACGCCCAGCAGGACTACTACTTCGATGAGGAGACCTCCTTCGACCCGGATATCCCCTCTCCCCAGGAGTTCCTGGGCTACGAAATCGGCAGCCACTTCACCCGCTACGACCGCATTGTGGCCTACCTTGAGCGGCTGGCGGAGCTGTCGGACAAAGCCACCATAGAAGAGATCGGCCGAACCTACGAGTACCGTCCCCAGGTCAAGCTCACCATAACCTCCCCCGAAAATCACGCCCGCATGGATCAGATCCGGGCGCAGCGCGGACAAGTAACCGACCTCTCGGCACCCGGACCCGATCCCGCCTCCGAGCCTGCCGTGGTGGCCCTCGACTACGGGGTGCACGGCGATGAAACCTCCAGCGCCGAGGCCTCCATGCTGACAGCCTACTACCTGGTGGCCGAACAGGGCGCCGAGACGCGGCGCTTCCTGGAGGAGACGGTCGTCCATATCGACCCCTCCCTCAACCCTGACGGAAGGGACCGCGCCGCCAGCTGGCACAACATGTACAAATCCTTCCCGCCGGTGGCCGACCCTGCCGACCGCGAGCACGAGCAGGCCTGGCCCGGGGGACGCACCAACCACTTCTGGCACGACCTGAACCGCGACTGGTTTGCCCTCACCCAGCGGGAGAGCCGCAACCGTATGGACTTCTACCACCAGTGGTATCCCCACCTTCAGATCGACTTCCACGAGATGGGCACGGGAAGCTCCTACTTCCTGGAGCCCACCAAGCCGGTGCGCACCTGGAATCCCGTGCTGCCGGATTACCACTACGAAGTGATGAACCCGCTCATCGCCCAATACCAGACCGACGCCCTGGACGGGCTGGGAGCGCTCTACTGGACCAAGGAGGTCTACGACAATATCGCCCCCATTTACGGGGCCACCTACCCCGACATGTGGGGCGGTGTGGGCAGCACCTTCGAGGTAGGCAGCTCGCGGGGACTGGTGCAGGAGAGCGACGGAGGGAAGGTAACCTTCCGCTCCACCATTCGCCGCCACCTGGCCACCGGCATCGCCACCGTGCGCGCCGCCGTGGAGGAGAAGCAGCGGCTCTTTGAATACCAGCGAGGCTTCTTTGAAGGGGCCCTCGAGCAGGCCGCCGACCAGCCGGTACGAGCATATGTCTTCGGCGACTCCGCCGACCGTACCCTCACCTCCAATTTCCTGGAGCTGGTACTGGACCATCGCCTGGAGGTTTATGAACTGGGACAGGACGTAGAGCTCGACGGACGCACCTTTCAAAGCGGAAGCTCCTACGTGATCCCCACTGAACAGGTGGGCTACCGCACCCTGCACGACATTTTTGAATCCAACACCTCCTTCCCAGACAGCGTCTTCTACGACATCACAGCCTGGTCGCTGGTGCAGGGCTACGGCATTCCCTACGGTGAGATGACCTCCGGCAACCCGTCCGCCCTTCAGGGTGAGCGCGTCACCGACGTGCCCTCCTACAGCGGACAGGTGCACGGCGGGGTCTCGGACTACGCCTACCTTATGAGCTGGGACGACTACAACGCCCCGGCCGCACTCTACCAGCTGCAGGACCGCGGCGTGCGGACCCGCGCGGCTTTCCAGCCCTTTACCGCCGCCACCTCCGGCGGCGATCGCTCCTTCGGCTACGGTAGCATCGTCATCCCGGTGCGGGGCCAGGAACTGAATCCCCAAGCCCTGCACGACACCCTGGCCTCGGTAGCCGAAAGCTACGGGGTGGACCTGCACGCTACGGGCACCGGCATGACGCCGGGCGGGGTGGACCTGGGCAGCCGCAACATCGAACCGCTGGACAAGCCTGAAGCCGCCATGATTGTCGGCGAGGGCGTAAGCTCCTACGGAGCCGGCGAGGTGCAGTTCATGCTGAACATGCACCTGGGCATGGGCGTCACCCGCCTTGCCAAGTCCGAGCTGGGCGGGGAATCACTGCAACGCTACAACACCCTTATCATGGTGGACGGCTACTACGGCGACCTTGAACAGGGCACCGTGGAGGAGATCCGCCGATGGGTGCGGGACGGTGGGCTTCTGATCGCTGACGAAGGCGGCGCCGCGTGGGCCATTCGGGAAGGACTGGCGGGCGAGGACCTGATCATGAGCTACCAGGACACCACCTCCGGGCAGCCGCGCTACAACTACGAGGAGTCCTCCGACCGCTACCTGGCCAATACCGTGCCGGGCGTTATCCTGGAGGCTGATATCGACCCCACGCACCCGGTGGCCTTCGGCGCATCGGACCGCCGGCAGCTCTTCATGAAAGACGGGGGCTTCATGCTCCGTCCCAGCAGCAATCCCTACGCAACCGTGGCCCGGTACGTGGAGGAACCCCTGGTCGGCGGACATGTCAACGAGGAGAACCTCGGGCGCATCGCAGGCACCGCCGCGGTCGTGACCGGGGGCACGGGCTCGGGCGACGTGGTGCTCTTCGCCCAGAACCCCACTTTCAGAAGCTACTGGCACACCACCAAGCGCCTCTTCCTGAACGCCCTGCTCTTCGGGCGTAACATGTAA
- a CDS encoding TonB-dependent receptor encodes MTSQKILLAGLLALATLLCLPPKSVAQDGAQSGQASETDTLDVRSLGQLIVSADRFESDAASVGRNVTVIDRRQIRISLAHNVGELLDRQAGLHVTGDNQTPGSLQNVFLRHNDGNNTLVMIDGVRISDPSTNSNSVDLSELSLAGVERIEIVRGSHSTLYGSSAIGGVINIITGRGAEEHTRVTAESRTGALQEGMFSTSNSLDLQGDLGGGFYAGGGLTYDWSNGMDATIDTAASGFNPQDRDGFEKLDFYARTGYRGDRLDVHASYRRSDQTVEADQGAYADDGNAESTFRRNLVRYGVTGELSDRLSLSLEGAWSDVDRGFVNDSSLVDPMGAYDGTYTESHGDGTLWENDLTATWLADGLRLTAGLERSRETMNNRSYTFSSAFNFESRTNLDSLDLESAVNSAFLHADLDGSLLAEQAEAVSLVLGARVAGHDRFGTHITYEVNPRLRLGEHTLGYAALTTGFNAPSLYQLYSPAFTPGYHTDRGNPGLEPEESVSWELGLRRDLGESTRLELSFFRTAVSNDIQYVYLWKGKTPVSGLSFLDYRGDTYINISEQRMTGVEVSGRMQATPQLALSGSFSYIHSELMLDSSDIDRSYTGDLHVQIYESGVFLEGEEHVEGLTRRPRFTANLSADWRPSSDWSLGISASYTDKRQDVYYSGDLGPFGAQDRTAVDGYLLADLRAGYEVSHRLWLGARVENLLDSSYEEILGYNTRGRGFFLKATLTL; translated from the coding sequence ATGACATCTCAGAAAATCCTGCTCGCGGGGCTCCTGGCCCTTGCGACCCTTCTCTGCCTGCCTCCGAAATCCGTCGCCCAGGACGGTGCGCAGTCTGGACAGGCATCCGAAACCGATACCCTTGACGTGCGAAGTCTGGGCCAGCTTATTGTGAGCGCCGACCGCTTTGAGAGCGACGCCGCCTCGGTAGGCCGCAACGTCACCGTCATCGACCGCCGGCAGATCCGTATCTCGCTGGCGCACAACGTGGGCGAGCTGCTGGACCGGCAGGCCGGCCTGCACGTGACCGGCGACAATCAGACGCCCGGTTCCCTGCAGAACGTGTTTCTCCGCCACAACGACGGAAACAACACCCTGGTTATGATCGACGGAGTACGCATCAGCGATCCATCCACGAATTCCAACAGCGTGGACCTCTCCGAGCTCTCGCTGGCAGGCGTGGAGCGCATCGAGATCGTTCGTGGATCGCACAGCACGCTTTATGGCTCTTCTGCCATCGGGGGCGTCATCAATATCATCACCGGCCGTGGCGCCGAAGAGCACACCCGGGTGACGGCCGAGTCCCGTACCGGCGCGCTGCAGGAGGGCATGTTTTCCACCTCCAACAGCCTGGATCTGCAGGGCGACCTGGGAGGCGGCTTTTATGCGGGCGGGGGACTCACCTACGACTGGTCCAACGGGATGGACGCCACCATTGACACCGCTGCCTCCGGCTTCAATCCGCAGGACCGCGATGGTTTTGAAAAACTGGATTTCTACGCGCGAACAGGCTACCGGGGCGACAGGCTGGATGTGCATGCCTCCTACCGGCGCTCCGACCAAACCGTGGAAGCGGACCAGGGTGCCTACGCCGATGACGGCAACGCCGAGTCCACCTTCAGGCGGAACCTGGTGCGCTACGGGGTAACCGGTGAACTGTCGGACAGGCTTTCCCTCTCCCTGGAGGGCGCCTGGTCCGATGTCGACCGGGGATTCGTGAACGACTCCTCGCTGGTGGATCCCATGGGTGCCTACGACGGGACCTACACCGAGAGCCACGGCGACGGCACCCTGTGGGAGAATGATCTTACGGCCACCTGGCTGGCCGACGGCCTGCGGCTCACCGCCGGACTGGAGCGCAGCCGTGAGACCATGAACAACCGAAGCTACACCTTCAGCAGCGCCTTCAACTTCGAGTCGCGCACCAATCTTGACTCCCTCGACCTGGAGTCGGCGGTCAACAGCGCCTTTTTGCACGCTGACCTGGACGGATCGCTGTTGGCTGAGCAAGCCGAGGCTGTTTCGCTCGTGCTGGGTGCGAGGGTGGCCGGACACGACCGTTTCGGAACCCATATCACCTACGAGGTGAATCCGCGTTTGCGACTGGGCGAGCACACCCTGGGCTACGCGGCACTCACCACAGGCTTTAACGCCCCCTCTCTCTACCAGCTGTACAGCCCGGCCTTCACGCCCGGCTATCACACCGACCGGGGCAATCCCGGCCTGGAGCCCGAGGAGTCGGTATCCTGGGAGCTGGGATTGCGTCGGGACCTGGGCGAAAGCACGCGCCTGGAACTCTCTTTTTTCCGTACCGCTGTGAGCAACGACATCCAGTACGTTTACCTGTGGAAGGGCAAGACTCCTGTTTCCGGACTGAGTTTTCTGGATTACCGCGGAGATACCTACATCAACATCTCGGAGCAGCGGATGACAGGGGTGGAGGTGAGCGGCCGGATGCAGGCCACCCCGCAGCTGGCTCTGAGCGGCAGTTTCAGCTATATCCATTCGGAGCTCATGCTGGATTCCTCGGACATCGACCGCTCCTATACCGGGGACCTTCACGTGCAGATTTACGAAAGCGGGGTCTTCCTGGAGGGGGAGGAGCATGTTGAAGGTCTTACCCGCCGCCCCCGGTTCACGGCCAACCTGTCGGCGGACTGGCGTCCCTCATCCGACTGGTCGCTGGGGATTTCCGCCAGCTACACCGACAAGCGGCAGGACGTTTACTACAGCGGCGACCTGGGTCCCTTCGGAGCCCAGGACCGCACTGCGGTAGATGGATACCTGCTGGCCGACCTGCGCGCCGGCTACGAGGTAAGCCACCGACTTTGGCTGGGAGCGCGGGTGGAAAATCTGCTTGACAGCAGCTACGAGGAGATCCTGGGCTACAACACCCGTGGGCGCGGATTCTTTCTGAAAGCCACCCTCACGCTGTAG
- a CDS encoding Fic family protein, whose protein sequence is MKASDFYSHPREMEPLFPSQNEELIDLAMDVHRKAAALGGALHKITRHRIADLLRHINSYYSNLIEGHHTHPADIERAARREYDEDPKKRALQQLNLAHIEVQKKTEKRLREEPNIEISSPEFLCWIHKCFYELVPDDFRRIKDPSTGEEFLMEPGKLRDRLVEVGNHFPPHFEALNSFMERFNEKFNPDNLHGTKKLVAVASSHHRLTWIHPFVDGNGRVARLFTHACMKKAQIDSHGLWTVSRGLARESEAYKSMLAHADGHRKGDYDGRGNLSTKTLGEFCFHFLETCLDQIEFMSELLDLDNLAQRIQGYVDLRSQGMLTGEIELKEESKHILIEVMLRGEISRADAKRVTGLSERSARRVLSALEDEELVTSESHRSPVRFNIPPKVVGYYFPDLYPEGRI, encoded by the coding sequence ATGAAAGCTTCAGACTTTTATTCGCACCCTCGTGAGATGGAACCCTTGTTCCCTTCCCAAAATGAGGAATTGATAGACCTTGCGATGGATGTTCATCGTAAAGCGGCTGCTTTGGGCGGAGCGCTTCATAAAATCACCCGCCATCGCATAGCCGACTTACTGAGGCATATTAACAGTTACTACTCAAACCTGATCGAGGGACACCACACCCATCCGGCTGATATCGAACGTGCCGCCCGGAGGGAATATGATGAGGATCCCAAGAAGCGGGCGCTTCAACAATTAAATTTGGCCCATATTGAGGTCCAGAAAAAAACCGAAAAACGATTAAGGGAAGAACCGAATATTGAGATTTCTTCTCCGGAATTTCTATGCTGGATTCATAAATGTTTTTATGAACTGGTTCCTGATGATTTCAGGCGGATAAAGGATCCATCTACCGGTGAGGAATTCCTGATGGAGCCGGGAAAGCTGAGAGACCGGTTGGTCGAAGTTGGCAATCATTTTCCACCGCATTTCGAAGCATTAAACTCTTTCATGGAGAGATTCAATGAGAAATTCAACCCTGATAACCTGCATGGGACGAAAAAGTTGGTTGCTGTAGCTTCAAGCCATCACCGGCTGACATGGATTCACCCATTTGTCGATGGAAATGGCAGGGTTGCACGGCTGTTCACCCATGCATGCATGAAGAAGGCACAGATCGACTCTCATGGCTTATGGACTGTTTCGCGTGGACTCGCCAGAGAAAGCGAAGCCTATAAAAGTATGCTGGCCCATGCCGACGGCCATCGTAAAGGCGATTATGACGGCAGAGGAAATCTTTCGACAAAGACACTGGGCGAGTTTTGTTTCCACTTTCTGGAAACCTGCTTGGACCAGATTGAATTTATGAGTGAACTTCTTGACCTGGACAACCTTGCACAGCGTATTCAAGGATATGTAGATTTGAGATCTCAGGGCATGTTAACCGGTGAAATAGAGTTAAAAGAGGAGTCAAAGCATATCTTGATTGAAGTGATGCTTCGTGGTGAAATTTCCCGGGCTGATGCCAAAAGGGTGACGGGGCTTTCCGAACGTTCAGCTCGTAGGGTGTTGAGCGCCCTGGAAGACGAAGAACTCGTTACATCTGAAAGCCATAGAAGCCCGGTCAGATTCAATATACCTCCGAAAGTGGTTGGGTATTACTTCCCGGACCTATATCCCGAAGGCAGAATATAG
- a CDS encoding DUF5050 domain-containing protein: MKHAPPILAILIATLTFYGCGDNVSGGDNGDSEQETGTIAVQTSTSGEDPDPDGYTFEVEGTTKDAGTDDTIYFTGLSEGNHMVSLDNSSVEYNCEPGGSSSRDVSVFAGDTTTSQFNIGCAPVANNQIAFSSDRDGDHEIYLMNGNGSNPTQLTDNTSAEAIPVISNDGTRIAFSSDRNGDADLYVMNVDGSDVTQLTQTSAATLYYAWSPEDDKIAFSESDGANQQIWTIEPDGSNREQLTSTGNSGNTAPSWSPDGTIAFLSNRNGDDRIFTMDSDGSNVQQITSQQGTFLSWSPDGDKIAFQSDRDGDDDIYTMNPDGTGVRKVTQNTTSEGFPTWSPNGDQIAFSSDKSGNDDIHKINADGSGTVINLTAHPDTDYIPFWSPVE; this comes from the coding sequence ATGAAACATGCGCCTCCAATTCTGGCAATACTCATTGCAACACTCACCTTCTACGGATGTGGCGACAACGTATCCGGCGGCGATAACGGCGACAGCGAGCAGGAAACCGGAACGATCGCGGTTCAGACTTCAACCAGCGGGGAGGACCCGGACCCTGATGGGTATACCTTCGAGGTGGAGGGAACGACCAAGGACGCTGGAACCGACGATACCATCTACTTTACCGGTCTGTCCGAAGGCAACCACATGGTGAGCCTTGACAACTCCAGCGTGGAATACAACTGCGAGCCGGGTGGCTCCTCCTCCAGGGACGTAAGCGTTTTTGCAGGAGACACCACCACCTCGCAGTTCAACATCGGCTGCGCCCCGGTGGCCAACAACCAGATTGCCTTCAGCAGCGACCGTGACGGCGACCATGAAATCTACCTTATGAACGGCAACGGCTCCAATCCGACCCAGTTGACCGATAACACCAGCGCCGAAGCCATTCCCGTCATTTCAAACGACGGCACGAGGATCGCCTTCAGCAGCGACCGAAACGGCGATGCCGACCTCTACGTCATGAATGTGGACGGCAGCGATGTCACGCAACTTACACAAACATCGGCCGCCACCCTGTACTACGCCTGGTCTCCTGAAGACGACAAGATTGCATTCAGCGAATCAGACGGAGCGAACCAACAAATCTGGACCATAGAGCCCGACGGAAGCAACCGGGAACAGTTGACCAGCACCGGAAACAGCGGCAACACCGCGCCCAGTTGGTCGCCCGACGGCACCATTGCCTTCCTGAGTAACCGCAACGGAGACGACAGGATCTTTACCATGGATTCCGACGGAAGCAACGTTCAGCAAATCACGTCCCAGCAGGGAACCTTTCTCTCCTGGTCGCCCGACGGTGACAAGATCGCCTTCCAGTCCGACCGCGACGGGGACGATGATATTTACACCATGAACCCTGACGGCACCGGGGTTCGCAAAGTCACCCAAAACACTACGAGTGAAGGCTTCCCGACCTGGTCGCCGAATGGCGATCAAATCGCCTTCTCCTCCGACAAATCGGGCAACGACGACATTCACAAAATCAATGCCGACGGAAGCGGTACCGTTATCAACCTAACAGCCCACCCCGACACCGACTACATCCCATTCTGGAGTCCTGTCGAATAA
- a CDS encoding alanine racemase, with protein sequence MASRPAGEDDRGETTEADIMIMGILYPEDLPWVIEEGIEFFVYDYPRLERSAEVAGMTGRKARIHLELETGGHRTGLEPDELNRTIDFLAEHRDRVNLGAPHPLSGIDPLPPVPHQHARRRLENLSERILEAGLKPRYFHTACSAAALAFPHTVRDLVPSVRPVRGALAGRSVPTRRWRRSCLKKATPKRSPLPSSRTHPNAPAESRKRRSNATFSPATNSPAL encoded by the coding sequence GTGGCCTCACGGCCAGCAGGCGAAGATGATCGAGGCGAGACCACCGAAGCCGATATCATGATCATGGGCATCCTGTATCCCGAAGACCTGCCGTGGGTCATCGAGGAGGGCATCGAATTTTTCGTGTACGACTATCCCCGCCTGGAGCGCTCAGCCGAAGTGGCTGGGATGACGGGGCGCAAGGCCCGCATACATCTGGAACTGGAAACCGGCGGCCACCGCACTGGGCTGGAGCCGGACGAGCTGAACCGCACCATTGACTTCCTGGCGGAGCACCGTGACCGGGTGAATCTCGGCGCGCCGCACCCACTAAGCGGCATCGATCCCTTGCCGCCAGTTCCGCATCAGCACGCCAGGAGGAGACTCGAAAACCTGAGCGAGCGCATCCTGGAGGCGGGCCTCAAGCCCCGGTACTTTCACACCGCCTGTTCGGCCGCCGCGCTGGCCTTTCCTCATACGGTACGTGACCTGGTGCCATCGGTGCGCCCAGTACGGGGGGCGCTGGCCGGGAGGAGCGTCCCAACAAGGCGGTGGAGGAGATCCTGCCTGAAGAAGGCTACCCCGAAGAGGTCACCCTTGCCGTCAAGTCGCACGCACCCGAACGCACCGGCCGAGAGCCGCAAACGGAGATCGAACGCTACCTTTTCGCCTGCGACGAACTCTCCGGCTTTATGA
- a CDS encoding DUF6597 domain-containing transcriptional factor: MKRVTGIGGMRRNPIARDLPLGDPSARLYYMDPDGFPEIIFHYGDPYRIRLGEEWEIQEPSLFAGQITGHFFLENTGRSKMIGIKLMPAAVVQLTALDMSLYTDRVVPLSQAFGDRFGDLA, encoded by the coding sequence ATGAAACGAGTAACCGGTATTGGCGGCATGCGGAGGAACCCGATCGCAAGGGATTTGCCGCTTGGGGACCCTTCAGCCAGGCTATATTACATGGATCCCGACGGGTTTCCGGAAATCATCTTTCATTACGGAGATCCTTACCGTATCCGGCTCGGCGAGGAGTGGGAAATTCAGGAACCGTCGCTGTTCGCCGGCCAGATCACGGGACATTTCTTTCTGGAAAACACCGGCAGATCGAAAATGATCGGCATCAAATTGATGCCTGCTGCCGTGGTTCAACTCACGGCCCTGGATATGAGCCTATACACCGACCGGGTGGTGCCCTTGTCCCAGGCCTTCGGCGACCGGTTTGGAGACTTGGCGTAA